One window of Populus nigra chromosome 5, ddPopNigr1.1, whole genome shotgun sequence genomic DNA carries:
- the LOC133694216 gene encoding uncharacterized protein LOC133694216 gives MGGERGGGGGRAEAQYVTAKISVWWDIENCHVPRDCDPHAIAQNISSALVKMNYCGPVSISAYGDTHRINSAVQQALSSTGIALNHVPAGVKDASDKKILVDMLFWAVDNAAPANYLLISGDRDFSNALHQLRMRRYNILLAQPQKASAPLLAAAKSVWLWTSLLAGGPPLSEGESLQPDSNSYMSTSDTSQIPLSDAAQLKQPADSYSENPYLANQKSPYTARGYDNKQKGKNIRRSPSQTNGSKTTSVPLWTQEDQHNTNSHQPGTYFPRVPLSGPAPDFVHGNTNFTWCDVPYVNGNHQNHYTQQLRPNNSAMQPDFAAGGFYHPPNLHPCGPPPMPARPNGTSSMPAPYMSAPDIGNLNISGYSINFNPQRRNPEVKHDSKKKLPRSVSSSNSQNGNMAHNSPSIYQDEMPNHRYSSHPEYLSSSSSAMGVSVTPGSVIWGSPGCPKPSEYVQGLIGVVLLALNTLKSEKIMPTETNIADCIRYGDQKHRNTDIKKALECAIEHQMVVAQSLGAMQLFVGKNEKLWKCVNPIGGSPKQIPKATWDEIQLFLISSAGRSAILASQCRYEAGTILKRKCLKGHALGDILQILNMVIGYKKWIIHHPSGWQPISITLSEIESDIWSAEGT, from the exons ATGGGAGGAGAAAGAGGAGGCGGAGGAGGAAGAGCAGAGGCACAGTATGTGACCGCCAAGATTTCAGTTTGGTGGGACATAGAGAACTGTCATGTACCTAGAGACTGTGACCCTCATGCCATAGCACAAAACATAAGCTCAGCACTTGTCAAGATGAATTATTGTGGTCCTGTTTCTATTTCTGCTTATGGTGACACACATCGTATCAATTCTGCTGTTCAGCAGGCGCTCTCTAGTACTGGGATTGCTCTCAATCATGTCCCTGCAG GTGTTAAAGATGCAAGTGATAAGAAGATTCTTGTTGATATGTTGTTTTGGGCTGTGGACAATGCCGCGCCTgctaattatttgttaatttctgGTGATCGAGACTTCTCTAATGCTCTTCATCAGTTGCGAATGAGGAGATACAATATTCTTCTGGCACAGCCCCAGAAAGCATCCGCACCCCTTCTTGCGGCTGCAAAGAGTGTATGGCTCTGGACAAGTCTTTTGGCAGGAGGACCGCCTCTCAGTGAAGGTGAATCACTGCAACCTGATAGTAATAGCTATATGTCCACTTCAGACACGTCACAGATTCCATTGTCTGATGCCGCACAATTAAAACAACCAGCGGATTCCTATTCTGAGAATCCGTATCTGGCAAACCAGAAGTCTCCTTACACAGCAAGGGGTTATGACAATAAACAGAAAGGGAAAAACATCCGAAGAAGCCCAAGCCAGACAAATGGATCAAAGACAACAAGTGTGCCTCTTTGGACCCAAGAAGATCAACATAATACAAACTCTCACCAACCGGGTACTTATTTCCCTAGAGTTCCCCTCAGTGGACCTGCCCCGGATTTTGTTCATGGAAATACTAATTTTACTTGGTGTGATGTCCCCTATGTTAATGGCAACCACCAAAATCATTATACACAGCAATTAAGGCCAAACAATTCAGCGATGCAACCTGACTTTGCAGCAGGTGGTTTTTATCATCCTCCTAATCTTCACCCCTGTGGTCCTCCTCCAATGCCTGCCAGGCCCAACGGAACAAGTTCTATGCCTGCACCATATATGAGTGCGCCTGATATTGGTAATTTGAACATTTCTGGATACTCCATCAACTTTAACCCTCAACGACGAAATCCAGAGGTAAAACATGATTCCAAGAAGAAACTTCCCCGATCTGTAAGCTCAAGTAACTCGCAAAATGGAAATATGGCACATAACTCACCATCAATTTACCAGGATGAGATGCCCAACCATAGATACTCCAGTCATCCAGAATATctgtcatcatcttcatcagcaATGGGGGTTAGTGTTACTCCAGGAAGTGTTATATGGGGGAGTCCAGGATGCCCAAAACCTTCTGAATACGTTCAAGGCCTTATAGGTGTGGTCTTGCTTGCCTTGAACACCCTTAAAAGTGAAAAGATAATGCCAACCGAAACAAATATAGCTGACTGTATCAGATATGGAGATCAGAAGCACCGTAACACTGACATTAAGAAGGCCCTTGAGTGTGCCATCGAGCATCAGATGGTAGTGGCACAGAGTTTAGGTGCGATGCAGTTGTTTGTTGGCAAAAATGAGAAACTGTGGAAATGTGTCAACCCTATTGGTGGCAGCCCGAAACAAATCCCAAAAGCAACATGGGATGAAATTCAACTTTTTCTGATATCCTCTGCCGGACGATCTGCAATCTTGGCTTCTCAGTGCAG GTATGAAGCAGGTACTATTTTAAAGAGAAAGTGCTTGAAAGGACATGCTCTGGGCGACATCCTTCAGATCTTGAACATGGTAATTGGCTATAAAAAATGGATCATACATCATCCATCAGGATGGCAACCAATTAGCATTACACTTTCAGAGATCGAGAGCGATATATGGTCTGCAGAGGGCACATAA